The genome window tatatatatatatatatatatatatatatatatatatatatttatttatttatttatttacttatttatgAACAAAAAGAAACAAAGTAATGAACTATGAGAAGTTAATGCCTAACCTTGTATATATAATGTGCATGGCCAATTGAAGCTTCTAGCTTCAAAAAAAGGCTATTAATGGCTTCCAATACTAGAGGCAACGACTTGTCAGCATCCTCAATCAACATTTCCCCATATTTGTCAACTTCCGAGTAAACCTACAAGAAAAAATAACAAAACAGTACTAACAACACCAAGACATATATAAAATGCTACTCTACCACAACTAAAACCATAAATAAACAGATATATAATGCAGAAAACCTGTGCTAGAGAATTAGCCAGGCAGTGCTGTAGACTGGTCAAAATAGCTATATTGTGACATATTGTATTGGATGCAGCATGAGATAAATGCTGGAAGGGAGATCCATTCGTTCCAAGTCTGCTTAACATTTCATAAGTCCCATCGATTAAGGCCCGTGGTCCTCTTTCAAAGATCATGAAATAAATCTTCTGAGCATTTGTTCCCTAAAATTAGAAGAAACATCAATAAGAACAAGGGTAAACATCTCAAGATTACTTTTAAAGTGACTCTTATCTTCTAGCATATAAAGCAAGTGATACTAAATTAGCAACGAAATAAACAAACACAACAATCACCTCAGCCCGAGATTGCCAAAAGTGCAAACTTTTCTGAATTTTATGCAAATTACACAATATACACTCCATTATGTCTTCTAACATAAAGGATGCCCTTGATGCTCTGGCTGCAATTCTGCAATATGGAGCTTCAAATTGGTTAGCCGACTAAACAGTTACTGACTGTTTCTTACGATAATGTGAATACATCAGAATATTAACTTAAATAAAGCGCATCATAAAATTAAAacagcacaaaaaaaaaattgaagagcaTGATTATCTCAACAAATTAATTTGGTCTTTTGGGACCACATTttctaaatatttgataagtatggATGAATCATAAATTCTAAAATCCACTGATTCTAAAATCCACTGATTCCAAAACTCCACCGGTCGCAACGCATCATCGAGAAAAACGATATAAAATCGAATCTCGATACAATCTCTTCCAGAAAATATTGGCGAAGTGAAGGCGGATCCTGGTTCTCGAAAGCGCAAGACGGCTATGAAAGAACCGAAGAGAGGATATAGCGAAGGGCTCACGAGAAAGACCGGACAGCGTTCGAACGCATCGGAAGGGGGAGACCGTGCTTCCGCCTGCGGTGGCGGCGGTGGACACGGGAGATCTGGCCAAAAAGGGGCGGACCGCGAAAGTGCAGGCGGTCCCTCAAGATCCTCCAGAACCGGCTGGAATAGCGAGCGATGACGGACGTGGAGTCGGTGGCATCGGTGGTGGAAGGGACGGATGCAGGCGGGCTCTCAGCCGGCGACGACGCCATTAGACGGTTTCGTCGATCGGTGGCGGTTCGTCGCTTTGAAATCAGCTTTTGAGGCTTAAAAGAGACTCGTAGGTCAACCAGTGGACGTGCAATATGGGCCAAGTCGGATCAGATCCCACGGCCTTCGGCCCATTTCattctttaatttatttatttgttttctgATTTTTAATAATCAATCAATTTCTTTTCAAAAATCAAGTTTTTTATGGCTTATTTCTTTTATGGCTCAATATCGAATTATTGATTGTTCATATTTCATAATCTAATGAATAAATTTAGAAGGAAAGTTCATTTCTGGAATAGTATTATTGATGGCAATCAAAGAGATTGAGTCGAATGACTTTACAAAGTCAAATTTAGATTTATCTATAGTATGCATCAAAtattaatatgttatcataaatatTTACTAGTTTCCGTAAGGAaagccttttatatatatatatatatatatatatatatataatttttagtcCCACATCGTTAGTTTAGAATTTTCTCACTTTACTCTCTCTTATATATTCACGAGAGCTGAGACGAGTGTGGTAATCAATTGAGTagaattttatcatcttttttctcCAAATTAAAAGTTTATTTATTATGGAGAGCATATGGCATGCTTTTCGATTTTATTCATAAACTCTCTTTTAATTGTTTTATTTTAATGATGTTAGATTTTCTCATATTGTTCTAAACTAATTCTAGATGTTGTTGtagaattatttatttattgctaGAGGAAACGAATTCTTTGTATTATGTTTAATTCTCTAGAGCTACTATAATATCATTATTTTCTTCGAAGTAGTATCATAAGATTTAATCTTAATTCTGTTATTGCACTTCCAATATTGTTTTAATGTTTAGAATAACGAAAATTATCAACAATTTCATTTCCTTCCTATACAAGATGTGGTGACGATGATTATGGTCATTGAGGATCTCAAACTTTCTTCCATTATATTCGAATAAGAATACGttaaaaaagaaacattgagtttTTGGGTCTATGTTTTTAGTTAAAATCATCCAATTCAATTTTCGGTTTAGATAGCTTCATTTGTCGTGACAAGTGTTTTAACCATTCtttcttaaaataataaactCATAAGATTGTAAAGCTTTAAAGTATTTTGAATTCTGTTTGGTTTTGTCATTGTATTTAATTTTGCATTATATGAAGTTGTTTcacatttgatatatttttaaaattgtaAATAAAGTGCAAAAGATGTTGATAACATCTAAATTCTAAAAAGTATTTTTTAGATATGTAATTTATATTTGTCTCTATCTAAATGATGGATGTTTGATGTATTAGAATCTTTATATCAGCTGTAGGGCTAAAATTTGAACACATATAAATAATAGTGTATGTGAGTCGTAGTCTAATAGTGGTTTCATGTCGTGATAAGTTATCTGACTCCATTCACAGGTAATCCTTTTCAACTCTAACTCTCTCATCATGGATCAGCTTTAATACTAAACTGATGAGTGAACTAACCAATAATTTTATTTGGTCTAAATAAtcgatcaaaatacttaagctagaGTTGTCATAGTACACTCATTAAATCTTTATAATTCAATTATAGTCATTATCGAATTAATTTGAGGTATCACAGCTTGAATATATATGAATGagaatatttttttgttattgaGAATTTTTGTGTACATGAGTGGTGCCAAACGAAATTATGTTAAGTGGTGAAATACTGAATGATTCTATGCTAAACATATCATATAAGATTTATAACATTATATGTAATAATAATATGCTTAATTATCGTTtaataaagtttcaaaataagATTAAAGTCTCAGTGAGGGGATGAGTTTAGCCGGTCTTCCGATAATAGCAATCGTCCAGCAAAAAAATGAATTGATCAATGCCTCGACAAGTAGAAAAGTCAAAGTGAAGAATAGAATAAGAATACGCTTTGAGATTCAAGTGAAGAATAGAACATGAACATCTTTTGAGAACAGGAATGTCCTTTAAGAATCAAGTAAAGAATAGAACGGAAATGGCATTTGAGAATCCAAGTACCGAATACAACAGGAATATCCAAGTTTAAAATAGAACTGCAACGCGTTTTGAGATGTACGCCCTGTGAGAATCGAAGCGAAAGATTCGTGTCTCACATTGCATCATCGTTGAGTACCCCAGCATCCGATTCTTAGAACGCCAAGACGCGTTATATTATGTTGAGCCCCCCTAACCTGCGGCGTGCATAATAACGCCAGCATCTTCAGCTCCTGGTAGCTCTTCTTCGCCTCTCCTCTTCAGGCTCGTCATGGGTGGCCGCGGCGAGTTCATGCGGATGGGCAATGCCCTACATCATCATGATCACCCTCCACAGTTGGGCTACGCCGGAACGAATATCCTCTCTTTCGAAGGCGTCGCTCGGCGGTGGGATGGGCCAATACGTTCTTGCCGTATACAGTCATTAGCGTATCATTCTATGGCGGTATTAAGCTGCTGCAGCATTGTTACTTTGTGATATGAATCCCGTGTTTACTCCTATTTGTTTGTCGTCGCTGCGAAGCTTATTTCTTGATCTTTGACATCATTTCAGGCCGGTTATGGACAAAATTTTCTACTACACCGGCCTGAAGCATATATCTCCTACCTTCTCATCCGCCATGAGCATAGACGAGCTTCTTACGCGCGCTGTGGTTTATGTTGGATGGTATCAGACCCCGATGGATCTGAATAAGGTGATATACCGGGCGAAGGTGGTCGGAACTCTAGTCACCGTTGCTGGCCCCATGTTGATGGCAATCGGTTACCTATTGTGATCGGGGGTCTGATACAATTCAATAGAAACCACAGCGCAGCGGCCGAAAGAAGCTCATCTATTTGACTTACCCGCTAAGCACGGCCACCAAGAAGGTCATGGCCGGATGAGAAGGTAGCAGATGTATGCTTCAGGCCGGCGTGGTAGCAGCGACGAAAAACAAATAGGATTAAACACAGGATTCATATCACAAAATAGCAGAACTGCTGCAGCTTAATACCGCTCTATAATAAACGCTAAAGGAGCGATAGATAGAGTGGCAAAGGCATGACTGTTGACGACAAGAACGTATTGGCTCATCCCACTGCCGAGGGACGCCTTCGAGAGGAAATTCTTTCCGGCATCGCTGAACTGGAGGGTGATCATGGTGAGGTAGGGCATTGCCCTCCGCATGAACTCGCCGCGGCCACCCATGACGAGGTGAAGAAGAGCTACCAGGAGCTGAAACGAAGGGAGAAAGAGGATGCAGAACCAACACACAAGGAGCAAGCAGCCACACTCCTTATTTATAGTGGTGGTGTATAGGCCACCAGCAACGGAAAGAAGGAGATTTTATAGGCCACCAGCAACGGAATCTTTCTTTGGAATCTTTCTACGGCTCTTTCACGTGGGACCACGACAAGATACCCAGCTTGGATTTTTCAGAGAAACATATCCCACGACATGGTTAGGAATTCCTCTTCCTATTTATTGGTTTTGTGCGAATGTGATTATCTATCTTGgttatcaattttcttttctttctttggttACCAAGAAGGTCATGGCCGGATGAGAAGGTAGCAGATGTATGCTTCAGGCCGGCGTGGTAGCAGCGACGAAAAACAAATAGGATTAAACACAGGATTCATATCACATAGTAGCAAAGCTGCTGCAGCTTCATACCCTTCTATAATGAATCCTAAAGGAGCCATGGATAGCGTGGCAAAAGCATGACTATAGAGGATAATAACGTATTGGCTTGCCCCACTGCGGCGCGACGCGTTCGAGAGGATATGCTTTCCGGCATAGCCGAACTGGAGGGTGATCAAGGTAAGGTAGGGCATTGCCCTCCGCACCAACTCGCCGCGGTACACCCATGACGAGATAAACCAAAATTACGACACATTTATTCACCAACAACATTCGCACAAAACCAAAACTAAACCAGAAAATCATGCTAAGAATACAACATACAACATGGAGTGTACTTACAatgagagaaaaataaaattctagTCTCTGGAGATTTTGATAAATCAGATCTGTAGCATCTCTTATCTCGATATCTGTCTACTGAGACTTTGCTTGGTGCTCCTCAGGTGTTTTCTCGAGGTGAAGTAGAGATGGACCCATGCTTGTACAAGCTCGGCTTAGGCTATTTTTCTTTGATGCTTGGAACAGACCCGACCGAATGATAAGATCTTATATCAAAGACAATAGGAAGAGGAATTCCTAACCATGTAGTGTGGCTGGTGGCCTATACATCACCACTATAAATAAGGAGTGTGGCTGCTTGCTCCTTGTGTGTTGGTTCTTCATCCTCTTTCTCCCTTCGTTTCAGCTCCTGGTAGCTCTTCTTCACCTCGTCATGGGTGGTCACGGCGAGTTCATGCGGAGGGCAAGGCCCTACCTTACCATGATCACCCTGCAGTTCGGCTATGCCGGAAAGCATATCCTCTCGAACGCGTCGCGCCGCAGTGGGGGAAGCCAATACGTTATTATCCTCTACAGTCATGCTTTTGCCACGCTATCCATGGCTCCTTTAGCATTCATTATAGAAGGGTATTAAGCTGCAGCAGCTTTGCTACTATGTGATATGAATCCTGTGTTTAATCCTATTTGTTTTTCGTCGATGCCACAGGAAGGTGCAGCCTAAGATGACCAAGTGGGTGTTCTTAAGGATATTTGTGTTGGGACTTCTTGGCTCAGTATTTCGTTTCTGCCCATCTTCCTACTTGCATACGAAGCTTATTTCTTGATCTTTAACATCGCTTCAGGCCTGTCATGGACCAAATCTTCTACCACGCCGGCCTGAAGCATACATCTGTTATCTTCTCATCCGCCATGAGCAGCATCTCGCCGGCCATGACCTTCGTTGTGGCCGTGCTTAGCGGGTAAGTCAAATAGATGAGTTTCTTACGCTGATGGTATCAGACCCCCCATCACGATAGGTAACCGATTGCAATGGTAGGATGGAGAAGGTGGATCTGAAGAAGGTGATACACCAGGCGAAGGTGGTCGGGACTCTGGCCACCGTTGCCGGCGCCATGTTGATGGCACTCTACAAAGGACCTCCAGTGGAGCTGGTTTGGAGCAAGCATGCCCATTCTCTTGGATCCAACTCACCGGCCGTCACCGATTCGAGCAGCAACAACTGGTTTATGGGCTCCGGCTTCCACATCTTAGCCACCTTAGCTTCGGCTTCTCTGTCTCTCCTTCAGGTATGAGATCATTGCTTCTCCTCCATCGAGTGAATTGAATGCTTAGGTTGTGCAACTCTTACAGGAGGAAACCCTAAAACAATACTCTGCTCGGCTGTCTCTCTTGACATTGATATACTTGGTGGGGACATTGCAAGCTGCAGTAGTCACTTTCGTCTTGGAGCACAAGCCTGCTGTTTGGACCATAGGCTTCGATATCAACTTCCTCGCTGCTGCTTACGCTGTTTCTCTCACGTTTTGTGATCGGGAGAATGCAGCTAATTTGTAGTACAACATGCAGGGAATCGTCACATCCAGCGTCGCATACTATGTTGAAGGGCGGGTGATAGAGAAAAGAGGGGCTGTGTTTGCGTCAGCCTTCAACCCTCTTAGGATGATCATAGTAGCCATCATGGGCGCGTCCTTCCTCAACGAAAAGATCTATCTCGGAGGGTGAGATTACATGAACGACATGTTTATTCGATCTCAAAATTTCCGTGTGCTGCTGCTGTGCCTCGCTTTCTTTCACGCTTGGTGATTGAGCTTAACAAAACTCTTTGGGTGCAGCGTTCTTGGTGCGGTCCTCGTTGTTATCGGCCTCTATTACATTCTTTGGGGAAACAACATGGAAGAGTAGAAAATGAATTCATCTTGAGGAGATAGTCCTACACATTGGATGATAAATGCCCACGTACTTTGTAGGATAGAATTCATCTTGCCAAATCTATATCCTGTCAAATCTATGGTTTCCCAAAACAGTAGAGTCATCAAGATAGATAAGCATTTTCTTGTACTAACTTGGTTCGATTAATGATTAAGTAATCAAAATTATCATCTGTATTAGTGGTCACTTTTTCTATCATGAACTGTTTAAGTcgactgttctctctctctctctctctctcctgtcttCTGGCCTTAGATTTATTGTGCTTGCTTGAGTGCGTTGTTGGACATGTGCTAATGTCAGTTTCGGAAGCAAAACAAGAACGGAAGAAACATTATTATTTATTGAAGAAGAACTCGCAGATATACTTTATGTATGTCCAATGCTTACGAATATAAGAAGACGGCCATACATGGATGGATAATAGATGGAATATAAAGACTTACCACATCTCAACAGagattttatctatttagttattACAACTATGGAATGAGAGAGTAGGGACGTCCTTTAGCCTCTTTTCTCTTTCTACTCTTGCTTGCTGTTTCCCCAAAGAACAGAGTAGAGGCCGATGACAATGAGGATCGCCCCGAGAACGCTGCACCCAAAGAGTTTTGTTGAGCTTAATCTCCAAGCATGGAAGAAACCGAGGCACAGCAGCACACGGAAATTTTGAGATGTAATAAACATGTCGTTCGTGTAATCTCACCCTCCGAGATAGATCTTTTCGTTGAGGAAGGACGCGCCCATGATGGCTACTATGATCATCCTAAGAGGGTTGAAGGCTGACGCAAACACAGCCCCTCTTTTCTCTATCACCCGCCCTTCAACATAGTATGCGACGCTGGATGTGACGATTCCCTGCATGTTGTACTACAAATTAGCTGCATTCTCCCGATCACaaaacacgagagagagagagagagaaacagcgTAAGCAGCAGCGAGGAAGTTGATATCGAAGCCTATGGTCCAAACAGCAGGCTTGTGCTCCAAGACGAAAGTGACTACTGTGGCTTCCAATGTCCCCACGAAGTAAATCCATGTCATGAGAGACAGCCGAGCAGAGTATTGTTTTAGTGTTTCCTCCTGTAAGAGTTGCACAACCTAAGCATTCAATTCACTCGATGGAGGAGAAGCAAGTATCTCATACCCGAAGGAGAGACAGAGAAGCCGAAGCTAAGGTGGGCAATATGTGGAAGCCGGAGCCCATAAACCAGTTGTTGCTGCTCGACTCGGTGACGGCCGGTGAGTTGGATCCAAGAGAATGGGCATGCTTGCCCCAAACCAGCTCCACTGGAGGTCCTTTGTAGAGTGCCATCAACATGGCGCCGGCAACGGTGACCAGAGTCCCGCCCACCTTCGCCTGGTATATCACCTTCTTCAGATCCACCTTCTCCATCCTATCATTGCAATCGGTTACTTACTGTGATCGGGGGTCTGATACCATCCACAGAAACCACGGCGCGCGTAAGAAGCTCATCAATTTGACTTACCCGGTAAGCACGGCCACCACGAAGGTCATGGCCGGCGTGATGCTGCTCATGGTGGATGAGATGGTAGCAGATGTATGCTTCAGGCCGGCGTAGTAGAAGATTTGGTCCATAACAGGCCTGAAAGGATGTCAAAGATCAAGGAATAAGCTTCGTTGGATTCGTATATAAGTAGGAAGATGGGCAGAaactaaatagtgacccaagaattCCCAACGCAAATATCCACAAGAACACCCGCTTCGTCATCTTAGTCTGCACCTTCCTGTGGCATCGACGACAAACAAGTAGGTGTAAACACAGAATTCATATCACAAAGTAGCAATTCTGCCACAGCTCAATACCGCTCTAGAATAAACGCTAAAGGAGCCATGGATAGAGCAGCAAAGGCATGACTGTAGACGACAAGAACGTATTGGCTCATCCCACTGCCGAGCGACGCCTTCGAGAGGATACTCTTTCCGGCATCGCCGAACTGGAGGGTGATCATGATGATGTAGGGCAATGCCCTCCGCATGACCTCGCCGCGGCCACCCATGACGAACCTGAAGAGGTGAAAAAGAGCTGCCGGGAGCTGAaacggaggaagaagaagaagaaccaacaCAAGATGACCTAGTAGACAGTGTTATTTATGCACGCGAGGCCTCAGGTACGTGATTGCCCTGAGTAATGGCGATGGACTCCCCCTTTCTGATCGTATAAGAATCCCGTATAGAAtagcaataaaaaaatttatgtctTCGGAGCATATATTTGCGATGCATGACAAAGTCAATGTAGAAAATGATCGCCACTAGCCTTGTTATAGAAGATAAGAGTCACTTGGGTgcctacatacatatatgtatatacatatatacatatacatatgtatatatgtatatatatatatatgtatgtatatatatatatacatatatatatatatacatacatatatttatatacatatatttatatacatatacatatacatacatatatatatatatatatacatatatatatatatatatacatatatacatatatatatatatatatacatatatatatatatatatacatatatacatatatatatatatatatatacatatatatgtatacgatCGGATTGGATTCGTCGGGCAGGCGAGTGGGCGTGGGCATGGGTGCGTGGCGGGTGGGCGGGGTCCTCAAAATAACTCGTGATTTTTTATGTTATCAattctattaataaaaatattatacataTTAACTGTTCACTTTGATAAGTATagtaatctcaatataatttttaaaaatataaggattgagataactaattatatgagataatttataattaatcagaTAAGATATTGATAAATCGAATTTTCTATTTGTCGAGACATTGAATTAAAGTGAACCTGAAAAACATATTATTCTCAATTTAAGGATTGATCCACCGGCCATCCCTCCTCCCTCACTTCAATCTTAATATTTCTCGGATTGATCCACCGGCTAAAAACAATGAAACAGTTCTCGGATtgcttcggggggggggggggagtcaaATTTGGCAACTGTGCTTTTTTGTTGTGCCACCTTCAAAACAATGAAATCGTTTGTCTTTtagtaaagtttttgtcaacgtTACCGTTTGTCTTTTAGTAAAGTTTTTATCAACATTTTATTATCCGTCAAAATGTACAAATGAATGACATGACACTTTGACTGTGATTgtcaattcattcaaattcaccaactaattttcctgtttcagtttCAATTCTTATAACAATTCATTCATTCATAATATttatttgcatacctctgtagcagcaatatattctgcttctgtggtggagagagcaatacacctttgtaatttgGATTGCTATGACactgctccccctacaaaagtaagtatataacctggagtagactttctcgtatctatatctcttgctatatctgcatctgtgtaacctgtcaacacaggtccacctccaaagcttaaataaaCCTTAAAGCTTCCTCtgagatatataaaaatatacttcactACTACCCAGTACTTTTTgcatggatttgcaagaaatctgctagtaacaccaactacatatgcgatgtccgacctcgtacataccattgtatatattaaacttccaattactgaagcataaggaaccttttgcattttctccttctcctcatcacttgacggagtctattctgagcataacttgaagtgacctacaagaggagaaccaactagttttgcattgctaatactaaatctttccaatatcttctcaatgtatttctcctgtgacaaccaaatcttcttatttttcctagtatttgctttgttggcctCATGTCCTTCGttgtaaaagactcactcagtttcttcttcaacctgtcaattttagacatatctttcccaagaataagcatgtcatcaacataaagtaagagaataataaaatcctcaccaaaccatttgatgcatACATAATaatctgaagtcgttcttttgtatcaattttctatcataaatgaatcaaactttttgtaccactatcttggagcttgctttaactCATACAAGCTCTTTTTCAATttgtagacaaagttctctttacctttaactttgaa of Musa acuminata AAA Group cultivar baxijiao chromosome BXJ1-7, Cavendish_Baxijiao_AAA, whole genome shotgun sequence contains these proteins:
- the LOC135679750 gene encoding WAT1-related protein At2g40900-like, which translates into the protein MGGHGEFMRRARPYLTMITLQFGYAGKHILSNASRRSGGSQYVIILYSHAFATLSMAPLAFIIEGPVMDQIFYHAGLKHTSVIFSSAMSSISPAMTFVVAVLSGNNWFMGSGFHILATLASASLSLLQEETLKQYSARLSLLTLIYLVGTLQAAVVTFVLEHKPAVWTIGFDINFLAAAYAGIVTSSVAYYVEGRVIEKRGAVFASAFNPLRMIIVAIMGASFLNEKIYLGGVLGAVLVVIGLYYILWGNNMEE
- the LOC135680034 gene encoding WAT1-related protein At5g07050-like — protein: MGGRGEVMRRALPYIIMITLQFGDAGKSILSKASLGSGMSQYVLVVYSHAFAALSMAPLAFILERKVQTKMTKRVFLWIFALGILGPVMDQIFYYAGLKHTSATISSTMSSITPAMTFVVAVLTGMEKVDLKKVIYQAKVGGTLVTVAGAMLMALYKGPPVELVWGKHAHSLGSNSPAVTESSSNNWFMGSGFHILPTLASASLSLLREETLKQYSARLSLMTWIYFVGTLEATVVTFVLEHKPAVWTIGFDINFLAAAYAGIVTSSVAYYVEGRVIEKRGAVFASAFNPLRMIIVAIMGASFLNEKIYLGGVLGAILIVIGLYSVLWGNSKQE